A region from the Haloarcula limicola genome encodes:
- a CDS encoding UPF0179 family protein has translation MTSVTLVGTRLAEVGEEFVYRGEADGCAGCPYRDQCLNLTPGRRYRITSVRESGQTLDCAIHDTGVRAVEVEPAPIPANVPDKGAYAGSKASLAGSCPHTECPSHQYCEPMGAEFDTEYRIEKIVGDPPHDYCMLDRDLTLVELEAPEDA, from the coding sequence ATGACCTCCGTGACGCTCGTCGGCACGCGCCTCGCCGAGGTGGGCGAGGAGTTCGTCTACCGCGGCGAGGCCGACGGCTGTGCCGGCTGTCCGTACCGCGATCAATGTCTCAATCTCACCCCCGGCCGCCGCTACCGCATCACCAGCGTCCGCGAGAGCGGACAGACCCTCGACTGCGCAATCCACGATACCGGCGTCCGCGCCGTCGAAGTCGAACCCGCGCCCATCCCCGCGAACGTCCCCGATAAAGGTGCCTACGCCGGCAGTAAAGCTTCCCTCGCCGGCTCCTGTCCCCACACCGAGTGCCCGAGCCACCAGTACTGCGAACCGATGGGCGCGGAGTTCGACACCGAGTACCGCATCGAGAAGATCGTCGGCGACCCGCCCCACGACTACTGCATGCTCGACCGCGACCTCACGCTGGTCGAACTCGAAGCGCCCGAGGACGCTTGA
- a CDS encoding succinylglutamate desuccinylase/aspartoacylase domain-containing protein, translating into MRVEQLGDGAPEIVVVGGIHGDEPCGPDAIESILADPPSVNRPVKFIVANEEALEAGERYLETDLNRAFPGDPDSALHEERLAAELTEELRGCTVLGLHSTQSYDGMFALVEELSPALRDVLPNLSVDAVVETEAASEGRIFSVAPGAIEVECGYQGSPEAAENAEQVIREFLAATGVTDEKLPARRESLPVFRLGDPIPKAAADQYEVYARNFEEHPAGEPIAAADGEQLVSDEPFHPVLLSAEGYEEVFGYTADHVGALD; encoded by the coding sequence ATGCGAGTCGAACAACTGGGCGACGGAGCGCCGGAAATAGTCGTGGTCGGCGGCATTCACGGCGACGAACCGTGCGGCCCGGACGCCATCGAGTCGATCCTGGCGGACCCGCCGTCCGTGAATCGCCCGGTGAAGTTCATCGTCGCCAACGAGGAGGCGCTCGAAGCGGGGGAGCGCTACCTCGAAACCGATCTGAACCGCGCGTTCCCGGGGGACCCCGACTCGGCGCTCCACGAGGAGCGACTGGCCGCGGAGCTGACCGAGGAACTTCGCGGCTGTACCGTCCTCGGCCTCCACTCGACGCAGTCCTACGACGGCATGTTCGCCCTCGTCGAGGAGCTGTCGCCGGCGCTTCGGGACGTCCTCCCGAACCTGTCGGTCGACGCGGTCGTCGAGACGGAGGCGGCCAGCGAGGGCCGGATCTTCTCCGTCGCGCCCGGGGCCATCGAAGTGGAGTGCGGCTATCAGGGGTCGCCCGAGGCCGCCGAAAACGCCGAGCAGGTCATCAGGGAGTTCCTCGCCGCGACGGGCGTCACCGACGAGAAACTGCCCGCGAGACGCGAGTCCCTGCCGGTGTTCCGGCTCGGCGACCCCATCCCGAAGGCCGCGGCCGACCAGTACGAGGTATACGCCCGGAACTTCGAGGAGCACCCGGCCGGAGAACCGATCGCCGCCGCCGACGGGGAGCAACTCGTCTCCGACGAGCCGTTCCACCCCGTCCTCCTCTCCGCGGAGGGGTACGAGGAGGTCTTCGGGTACACCGCCGACCACGTCGGTGCCCTCGACTGA
- a CDS encoding DUF63 family protein → MNTFERVVDDYGAGRLWVASLVAIVAVAWGAVLAAREAVWDRFLWHYFWGPVYADAKAAGCAVMTDSGPEPLYEGCQAAVQSGRVVAEPGYTIVSEIGYMLILVYMLVGVYFLLERLDIAEDPKLYFAFVPFMLLGGALRVVEDGTDRAIEAGVSPLVEYPLSSLIISPIIYGTVFLMTLLTLVACVLLDRRGYIGSYYRATAGVGTALVLGTLVYLYGVAATTDYSTLYPSVLISTVGIASLLAYGLYKAFDAYAPEVNDGTGYIGLFVIWGHAIDGVANVILADWLNALNVPLEYYPKHPANAFIISVTEALQPAGLTAAIGTSWPFLIVKLVVASLVVWLFNEEFIDESPRYALLLLVAVTAVGLGPGTRDMLRATFAI, encoded by the coding sequence ATGAACACGTTCGAGCGGGTCGTCGACGACTACGGGGCCGGCCGCCTCTGGGTCGCCTCCTTGGTCGCCATCGTCGCCGTCGCCTGGGGCGCGGTACTCGCGGCGCGAGAGGCCGTCTGGGACCGCTTCCTCTGGCACTACTTCTGGGGACCGGTGTACGCCGACGCGAAGGCCGCCGGCTGTGCGGTCATGACCGACAGCGGCCCGGAACCGCTGTACGAGGGCTGTCAGGCGGCCGTCCAGAGCGGGCGCGTCGTCGCCGAACCGGGGTACACTATCGTCTCCGAGATCGGCTACATGCTGATCCTGGTGTACATGCTCGTCGGCGTCTACTTCCTGCTGGAGCGACTCGACATCGCGGAGGACCCGAAGCTCTACTTCGCGTTCGTCCCGTTCATGCTGCTCGGCGGGGCGCTCCGGGTCGTTGAGGACGGGACCGACCGAGCGATAGAGGCCGGGGTCTCGCCGCTGGTCGAGTACCCGCTGAGCTCGCTCATCATCAGTCCCATCATCTACGGTACCGTCTTTCTCATGACGCTGCTGACCCTCGTCGCCTGCGTCCTCCTCGACAGGCGCGGTTACATCGGGAGCTACTACCGCGCGACGGCCGGGGTCGGGACGGCGCTCGTCCTCGGGACGCTCGTCTACCTCTACGGCGTCGCGGCGACGACGGACTACTCGACGCTGTACCCCTCGGTGTTGATCTCGACGGTCGGAATCGCCTCGCTTCTCGCTTACGGCCTCTACAAGGCGTTCGACGCGTACGCGCCGGAAGTCAACGACGGCACCGGTTACATCGGGCTGTTCGTCATCTGGGGCCACGCCATCGACGGCGTCGCCAACGTCATCCTCGCCGACTGGCTGAACGCGCTGAACGTCCCGCTCGAATACTACCCCAAGCACCCGGCCAACGCCTTCATCATCTCGGTGACCGAGGCGCTCCAGCCGGCGGGACTCACGGCCGCCATCGGCACCTCGTGGCCGTTCCTGATCGTCAAGCTCGTCGTCGCGTCGCTGGTCGTCTGGCTGTTCAACGAGGAGTTCATCGACGAGAGCCCGCGCTACGCGTTGCTGTTGCTCGTCGCCGTCACCGCCGTCGGTCTCGGACCCGGCACGCGCGATATGCTCCGGGCCACGTTCGCCATCTAA
- a CDS encoding inositol monophosphatase family protein, with protein MSDAHHRAALAERAARAGGVVARKRFRGDLAVETKANKNDLVTEVDRDAQSQVVATVREEFPDDPFVLEEEAVTLAGPETGETDPRVLDGVPDSGAAWVVDPIDGTANYVRGNRTWATSVTALEDGDPVGSATYMPSAGDLYAAGPESATRDGATLSVSERADPETFAVAPVGWWDRDDRAEFARLCEAVVERFGDMRRIGSFQATLALVADGGLEGAICTVPMNPWDTIAGVHMVRQAGGTVTDLDGEAWRHDSPALVASNGEAHDELVAAGNEAVQ; from the coding sequence ATGTCGGACGCACATCATCGTGCAGCGCTCGCGGAGCGGGCCGCGCGGGCCGGGGGCGTCGTCGCGCGAAAGCGGTTCCGCGGCGACCTCGCCGTCGAGACGAAAGCCAACAAGAACGACCTCGTCACGGAGGTCGACCGCGACGCACAGAGTCAGGTGGTGGCGACCGTCCGCGAGGAGTTCCCCGACGACCCGTTCGTCCTCGAAGAGGAGGCGGTCACCCTCGCCGGCCCCGAGACCGGCGAGACGGACCCCCGCGTGCTCGACGGCGTCCCCGATAGCGGGGCGGCGTGGGTCGTCGACCCCATCGACGGCACCGCGAACTACGTCCGGGGCAACCGGACGTGGGCGACCAGCGTCACCGCGCTCGAGGACGGCGACCCGGTCGGGTCGGCGACGTACATGCCGTCGGCGGGCGACCTCTACGCCGCCGGGCCGGAGAGCGCGACCCGCGACGGCGCGACGCTGTCGGTGAGCGAACGCGCCGACCCCGAGACGTTCGCCGTCGCGCCCGTCGGCTGGTGGGACCGCGACGACCGCGCGGAGTTCGCTCGACTCTGCGAGGCCGTCGTCGAGCGGTTCGGCGACATGCGCCGCATCGGGAGCTTTCAGGCGACGCTCGCGCTCGTCGCCGACGGCGGGCTAGAAGGGGCGATCTGTACGGTGCCGATGAACCCCTGGGACACCATCGCCGGCGTTCACATGGTCCGGCAGGCCGGCGGGACGGTCACCGACCTCGACGGCGAGGCGTGGCGACACGACAGCCCGGCGCTCGTCGCCTCCAACGGCGAGGCCCACGACGAGCTGGTGGCCGCCGGCAACGAAGCGGTGCAGTAG
- a CDS encoding YcaO-like family protein, translated as MTTVEVVGSGPAAESLVAAVEDADATVARSEGPFEAAADLTVVVGPVTADTFQSANDRAIETGRAWVAVELGGIGGVPAVDAAVSGFGPQTGCYDCLRQRVRANVDQGQAPAEAPSTGTQRFAGAVAGRRIERALAGDGALAGTVVELPHTERQFLPVPGCRCDDSSRWRLRRSGSPAHEREALERAEAGLDRRVGVVRDVGEGESFPAPYYLASLTDTSGFSDATAPQQAAGVAVDWDAAFMKALGEGYERYAAGTYREAAMAKGTAERIEGALDPASFVAPGGGGWAADGELPWVPAEALATGEEVAAPAEVAVYPPPSRTVRPATTTGLGLGSSETEALLSGLYEVIERDAAMLAWYSTYDPLEAVVEDSEAFDTLRRRARSEDLSVTALSLTQDVDVPVVTVAVRREAWPRFALGTSASLDAESAAVGALEEALQNWMELRGMGEEKAREEDGAIGQYADRPEDAASLVEAETAVPLSSIGPDAPPEGEAELDALVERATDAGLTPYATRLTTRDLDGMGFEAVRVFCPTAQPLFFDDAYFGDRAERVPADLGFEPRLDRAHHPFP; from the coding sequence ATGACCACTGTCGAAGTCGTCGGGAGCGGACCGGCCGCCGAGTCGCTCGTCGCCGCGGTCGAGGACGCGGACGCGACCGTCGCGCGGAGCGAGGGACCGTTCGAAGCCGCCGCCGACCTCACCGTCGTCGTCGGCCCGGTCACCGCGGACACCTTCCAGTCGGCGAACGACCGGGCTATCGAGACGGGGAGAGCGTGGGTCGCCGTCGAACTCGGCGGTATCGGCGGCGTGCCGGCGGTCGACGCGGCGGTCAGCGGGTTCGGCCCGCAGACCGGCTGTTACGACTGTCTCCGACAGCGAGTCCGGGCAAACGTCGATCAGGGACAAGCGCCCGCCGAAGCGCCGTCGACCGGCACCCAGCGGTTCGCGGGCGCGGTCGCCGGGCGGCGCATCGAGCGGGCGCTCGCGGGCGATGGCGCGCTGGCCGGCACCGTCGTCGAACTACCCCACACCGAACGGCAGTTCCTCCCGGTTCCGGGGTGTCGCTGCGACGACTCCTCGCGGTGGCGGCTGCGACGGTCGGGGAGTCCAGCCCACGAGCGGGAGGCGCTCGAACGGGCCGAGGCCGGACTCGACCGGCGGGTGGGCGTCGTCCGAGACGTCGGGGAGGGCGAGTCGTTCCCCGCGCCGTACTACCTCGCGTCGCTCACCGACACGTCGGGGTTCAGCGACGCGACCGCGCCCCAGCAGGCCGCGGGCGTCGCCGTCGACTGGGACGCCGCGTTCATGAAGGCGCTGGGCGAGGGCTACGAGCGCTACGCCGCCGGCACCTACCGCGAAGCGGCGATGGCGAAGGGAACCGCGGAGCGTATCGAGGGGGCGCTGGACCCGGCGTCGTTCGTCGCGCCCGGCGGCGGGGGGTGGGCGGCCGACGGCGAACTGCCGTGGGTGCCCGCCGAGGCCCTCGCTACCGGCGAGGAAGTCGCCGCGCCCGCCGAAGTCGCCGTCTACCCGCCGCCCTCGCGGACGGTCCGGCCGGCGACGACGACCGGGCTCGGACTCGGGAGTTCGGAGACCGAGGCGCTGCTCTCGGGGCTCTACGAGGTGATCGAGCGCGACGCGGCGATGCTCGCGTGGTACTCGACGTACGACCCGCTGGAAGCCGTCGTCGAGGACAGCGAGGCCTTCGACACGCTCCGCCGCCGCGCTCGCTCGGAGGACCTCTCCGTGACGGCGCTCTCGCTCACGCAGGACGTCGACGTGCCGGTCGTGACCGTCGCCGTGCGTCGGGAGGCGTGGCCGAGGTTCGCGCTGGGCACGTCGGCGTCGCTCGACGCCGAGTCGGCCGCCGTCGGCGCGCTCGAAGAGGCGCTGCAGAACTGGATGGAACTGCGGGGGATGGGCGAAGAAAAGGCGCGCGAGGAGGACGGTGCTATCGGACAGTACGCCGACCGACCCGAGGACGCGGCGTCGCTGGTCGAGGCGGAGACGGCTGTCCCGCTGTCGAGCATCGGTCCCGACGCCCCGCCCGAGGGCGAGGCGGAACTGGACGCGCTCGTCGAGCGCGCGACCGACGCGGGCCTGACGCCCTACGCGACGCGGCTCACGACGCGGGACCTCGACGGGATGGGGTTCGAGGCGGTGCGCGTGTTCTGCCCGACGGCCCAGCCGCTCTTCTTCGACGACGCCTACTTCGGCGACCGGGCGGAGCGCGTGCCGGCCGACCTCGGGTTCGAACCGCGCCTCGACCGGGCGCACCACCCGTTCCCCTGA
- the tbsP gene encoding transcriptional regulator TbsP, with the protein MSATLLQDDIGSMLSAVFEEAEETVYVVNPDRDAVSALVSTLDEQGDPSPVRLLADERVLKDVMDDFLVASTAADLIEADTLSMRILEDVPAHSVAVTPENVYALVAIGDAVGGLGTDDDDFVGNAYDYYETAWEDAEEYSLRTPAISRVRTTLEEDIGEAAAEDFDAVLGSLATARGDGDGLDEVTISLLVAARNGELLYDISKWGEDVGLASKATFSRTKTKLEDMGLIDTEKVPIDVGRPRLRLMLGDERLEDADADELATVAQSLLAA; encoded by the coding sequence ATGAGTGCAACCCTACTCCAAGACGACATCGGTTCGATGCTGTCGGCGGTGTTCGAGGAGGCCGAGGAGACGGTGTACGTGGTCAACCCGGACAGAGACGCCGTGTCGGCGCTCGTCTCGACCCTGGACGAGCAGGGCGACCCCTCGCCGGTCCGGCTCCTCGCCGACGAGCGCGTGCTGAAAGACGTCATGGACGACTTCCTCGTCGCCAGTACGGCCGCGGACCTCATCGAGGCGGACACCCTCTCGATGCGGATACTCGAAGACGTGCCGGCTCACTCCGTCGCGGTGACGCCGGAGAACGTCTACGCGCTCGTGGCGATCGGCGACGCCGTCGGCGGGCTGGGCACCGACGACGACGACTTCGTCGGGAACGCCTACGACTACTACGAGACGGCCTGGGAGGATGCCGAGGAGTACTCGCTGCGAACCCCGGCCATCTCGCGTGTCCGCACGACGCTGGAGGAGGATATCGGCGAGGCGGCCGCCGAGGACTTCGACGCGGTTCTGGGCTCGCTCGCCACCGCACGCGGCGACGGCGACGGCCTCGACGAGGTCACCATCAGCCTGCTGGTGGCCGCCCGCAACGGCGAACTGCTGTACGACATCAGCAAGTGGGGCGAGGACGTCGGCCTGGCGAGCAAGGCGACGTTCTCCCGCACGAAGACGAAACTCGAAGACATGGGCCTCATCGACACCGAGAAGGTCCCCATCGACGTGGGCCGTCCCCGACTGCGCCTGATGCTCGGCGACGAGCGACTCGAAGACGCCGACGCCGACGAGCTGGCGACGGTCGCACAGAGCCTGCTGGCCGCCTAG
- a CDS encoding glutathione-independent formaldehyde dehydrogenase, whose translation MTIDATVYRGPHEMEVEEIEEPELEGPNDAILDITTTAICGSDLHMYEGRTTIDEGRAFGHEIMGIIEEVGDGVESLEPGDRVVLPFNIACGYCRNCVDNYTAFCLNADSETPGGVYGYAMMGPYQGGQAEKVRVPHADFNALKLPDGDEHEDDFVMLADVFPTGWHGTELADLEAGESVVVYGGGPVGLMAAYSAKLKGASDIYLVDRVESRLELAEEHCDATTVNFEEEDPTEVIPEQHGGKVDKGVDAVGYQAIDGGRHSHGDGAYDKSREDPSQVINDLIGTVRATGKVGIVGVYFSSDPNPPEHVDEPGELRVDFGKLFESGLRIGTGQCDVKRYDRRLRDMIIEGRAEPSFIVSHRVGLDEAPEMYERFDEREEGVTKVLLKP comes from the coding sequence ATGACTATCGATGCGACGGTCTACAGAGGACCGCACGAGATGGAAGTCGAGGAGATAGAAGAGCCCGAGCTGGAGGGGCCCAACGACGCGATTCTGGACATCACGACGACCGCGATCTGCGGCTCGGACCTCCACATGTACGAGGGGCGAACCACGATCGACGAGGGCCGCGCGTTCGGTCACGAGATCATGGGGATCATCGAGGAAGTCGGCGACGGCGTCGAGAGCCTCGAACCCGGCGACCGGGTCGTCCTGCCGTTCAACATCGCCTGCGGCTACTGTCGCAACTGCGTGGACAACTACACCGCCTTCTGTCTGAACGCCGACTCAGAGACCCCCGGCGGCGTCTACGGCTACGCGATGATGGGACCCTATCAGGGCGGACAGGCCGAGAAGGTCCGGGTCCCTCACGCCGACTTCAACGCGCTGAAACTCCCCGACGGCGACGAACACGAGGACGACTTCGTCATGCTCGCCGACGTGTTCCCGACCGGGTGGCACGGCACGGAGCTCGCCGACCTCGAAGCCGGCGAGTCTGTGGTCGTCTACGGCGGCGGTCCCGTCGGACTGATGGCGGCCTACAGCGCGAAGCTCAAGGGCGCATCGGACATCTACCTCGTGGACAGGGTCGAGAGCCGCCTCGAACTCGCCGAGGAGCACTGCGACGCGACGACGGTCAACTTCGAGGAGGAAGACCCGACGGAGGTCATCCCCGAGCAGCACGGCGGCAAGGTCGACAAGGGCGTCGACGCGGTCGGCTATCAGGCCATCGACGGCGGCCGGCACAGCCACGGCGACGGCGCGTACGACAAGTCCCGCGAGGACCCCTCGCAGGTCATCAACGACCTCATCGGGACCGTCCGCGCGACGGGGAAGGTCGGCATCGTCGGCGTCTACTTCTCGTCGGACCCGAACCCGCCCGAGCACGTCGACGAACCGGGCGAACTGCGCGTCGACTTCGGCAAGCTCTTCGAGAGCGGACTGCGGATCGGCACCGGCCAGTGCGACGTCAAGCGGTACGACCGACGGCTGCGCGACATGATCATCGAGGGCCGCGCGGAACCGAGCTTCATCGTCTCCCACCGCGTGGGGCTCGACGAAGCCCCCGAGATGTACGAGCGGTTCGACGAGCGCGAAGAGGGCGTGACGAAAGTCCTCTTGAAGCCCTGA
- a CDS encoding DUF5820 family protein, which yields MDLDALVDDWTVWNETDEKLILAYRPDVFDSENFPAPCLPTIYLTRGKRTRRPGADRTGEDWYVTLYLEPEVSRDADSFSDRGAAVEAAVSLANRFASGELDYRALYQVPREAYLDELDDLTGRS from the coding sequence ATGGACCTCGACGCGCTCGTCGACGACTGGACGGTGTGGAACGAGACCGACGAGAAACTCATCCTCGCGTACCGCCCGGATGTCTTCGACAGCGAGAACTTCCCGGCCCCTTGCCTCCCGACGATCTATCTCACGCGGGGCAAGCGCACGCGCCGACCCGGTGCCGACCGTACGGGCGAGGACTGGTACGTCACGCTGTATCTGGAACCCGAGGTGTCCCGCGACGCCGACTCCTTTTCCGACCGGGGCGCCGCCGTCGAGGCCGCCGTCTCCCTCGCCAACCGCTTCGCGTCGGGAGAGCTGGACTATCGAGCGTTGTATCAGGTCCCCCGCGAGGCGTACCTCGACGAACTGGACGACCTGACCGGACGTTCCTGA
- a CDS encoding sensor histidine kinase, giving the protein MTEKREPPDPPDGPGGAAVLSRMTDPVVALDGELRVTFCNDAAEEVLASADADLPGTAVGELLPEAIAAAFRDECERAMETQSPSTFGIDYPPSDGRFEGRLYPSRTGLSVFFRDVSPRVRERSRLETRERALQRTYEIVGDVDRPFDRQVTELLSVVSDALGTEYGVLSRIDADADTYVFEALSGPTDCDFEAGDAVSLGATNCERVVRSGEPLVVDDIETDAPDLADRTGNAEWGIACYLGVPVSVEGSSYGTFCFYDTEPRTESFSEWDVTLVELLGNWVSAELESERTNARLESFAGMLAHELRNPLQIAHLYRQQAATGDEAAAEELAAALDRMAELIDVILVTAGGTDSVIEWEEVALADAASEAWKEARDDESGLVLETEQVVEADPMHLRYVLENLFSNAVVHAGPDVTVRVGDLPTGFYIADDGHGIEAAERSQVFEPGYTTDGGGIGLGLTYVDQLADTYDWDCTVTESHDGGARFEFTGTEPNAAD; this is encoded by the coding sequence ATGACAGAGAAGCGAGAGCCGCCGGACCCGCCCGACGGACCGGGCGGGGCGGCGGTCCTTTCACGTATGACCGACCCGGTCGTGGCGCTGGACGGGGAGCTACGAGTCACCTTCTGCAACGACGCGGCCGAGGAGGTCCTCGCCAGCGCCGATGCCGACCTGCCCGGGACAGCAGTCGGGGAGCTGCTGCCCGAGGCGATAGCGGCGGCGTTTCGAGACGAGTGCGAACGCGCGATGGAGACACAGTCGCCGTCGACGTTCGGGATCGACTACCCGCCGTCCGACGGCCGGTTCGAGGGACGGCTGTACCCCTCCCGGACCGGGCTGTCCGTCTTCTTCCGCGACGTCTCCCCGCGCGTCCGAGAACGGAGCCGACTCGAGACTCGCGAGCGCGCGCTCCAGCGGACCTACGAGATCGTCGGCGACGTCGACCGACCGTTCGACCGACAGGTGACGGAGTTACTGTCGGTCGTCAGCGACGCGCTCGGGACGGAGTACGGGGTGCTGTCGCGGATCGACGCCGACGCGGACACCTACGTCTTCGAGGCGCTCTCCGGCCCGACCGACTGTGACTTCGAGGCCGGCGACGCCGTCTCGCTCGGCGCGACGAACTGCGAGCGCGTCGTCCGGTCGGGGGAGCCGCTCGTGGTAGACGATATCGAGACCGACGCGCCGGACCTCGCCGACCGGACCGGCAACGCGGAGTGGGGGATCGCCTGTTATCTGGGCGTCCCGGTCTCGGTGGAGGGGTCCTCCTACGGGACGTTCTGTTTCTACGATACGGAACCGCGGACGGAGTCGTTCTCGGAGTGGGACGTGACGCTCGTCGAACTGCTCGGCAACTGGGTGAGCGCCGAGCTGGAGAGCGAGCGGACGAACGCGCGGCTCGAATCGTTCGCGGGGATGCTGGCCCACGAACTCCGCAATCCGCTCCAGATCGCGCACCTCTACCGACAGCAGGCCGCGACCGGCGACGAGGCGGCGGCCGAGGAGCTGGCGGCGGCGCTCGACCGCATGGCGGAGTTGATCGACGTCATCCTCGTCACCGCCGGCGGGACGGACTCGGTCATCGAGTGGGAGGAAGTCGCGCTGGCCGACGCCGCCAGCGAGGCCTGGAAGGAGGCGAGAGACGACGAGTCCGGACTGGTGCTCGAGACTGAGCAGGTCGTCGAAGCCGACCCGATGCACCTGCGATACGTCCTCGAGAACCTGTTCTCGAACGCCGTCGTTCACGCCGGTCCCGACGTGACCGTTCGCGTCGGGGACCTGCCCACCGGCTTCTACATCGCGGACGACGGCCACGGAATCGAGGCGGCCGAGCGCAGTCAGGTGTTCGAACCCGGCTACACCACCGACGGCGGCGGCATCGGCCTCGGGCTTACCTACGTCGACCAGTTGGCCGACACCTACGACTGGGACTGTACTGTCACCGAGAGCCACGACGGCGGCGCGCGCTTCGAGTTCACCGGCACCGAACCGAACGCCGCCGACTGA
- a CDS encoding DUF309 domain-containing protein, whose translation MDDHTRDPTVEPPAGNPTGWRTDGQWEHATLRRAVVHGVRLYNVGEFHESHDCFEDEWYNYGNGSTESKFLHAMVQVAAGAYKHFDFEDDDGMRSLFRTSLDYFRGVPSDYYGVDVLDVRTTVSNALDDPSVLEGWQIRLDDEYPTADEADFAYAETLD comes from the coding sequence ATGGACGACCACACGCGGGACCCGACCGTCGAACCGCCGGCCGGTAACCCGACCGGCTGGCGAACGGACGGGCAGTGGGAACACGCGACGCTCCGCCGAGCCGTCGTCCACGGGGTCCGCCTGTACAACGTCGGGGAGTTCCACGAGTCGCACGACTGCTTCGAGGACGAGTGGTACAACTACGGCAACGGTTCGACGGAGAGCAAGTTCCTCCACGCGATGGTCCAGGTCGCCGCCGGCGCGTACAAGCACTTCGACTTCGAGGACGACGACGGGATGCGCTCGCTGTTTCGCACCTCCCTCGACTACTTCCGCGGCGTCCCGAGCGACTACTACGGCGTGGACGTCCTCGACGTCCGGACCACCGTCTCGAACGCGCTGGACGATCCGAGTGTGCTAGAGGGGTGGCAGATCCGCTTAGACGACGAGTATCCGACCGCCGACGAGGCGGACTTCGCCTACGCCGAGACGCTCGATTGA